The genomic segment GGAATCCCAAGGACAATGGCAGCTTTTGGGTTAAGACATTTCCTCAATTATTTTGGATGCAAACTTGTTTTATACATTCACAGAGTGGCCAGGGGTGTGACCATTGGCACCATTTGTCTCCTGAGTGTCTTCCAGGCCATCACCATCAGCCCCAGAAACTCCAGGTGGGCGGAGCTTAAAGCCAAAGCCCTGAAGTACATCGGGTCCTTCAGTACCCTCTGCTGGGTCCTCCACATgctggtaaattttatttttccagtgtttGCAACTGGCAGATGGAGTAACAAAACCATCACAATGATGTTCTGTCCTACTCCGCTTCACGACAAAGTCTCAGACTCCACGTATACAGCATTGATAGCCTTTCATGATGTTTTATGTTTGGGGCTCATGTCCTGGGCCAGCGGCTCAATGGTGTTCATCCTGAACAGGCACAGGCAGCGGGTCCAACACATTCATAGGACCAAGGCCTC from the Prionailurus viverrinus isolate Anna chromosome E2, UM_Priviv_1.0, whole genome shotgun sequence genome contains:
- the LOC125152974 gene encoding vomeronasal type-1 receptor 2, encoding MAFADLKFAMIFLFQIVVGVWGNFSLLYHSVTLAFSGRKPRSTDLILRHLTVANSLVLLSRGIPRTMAAFGLRHFLNYFGCKLVLYIHRVARGVTIGTICLLSVFQAITISPRNSRWAELKAKALKYIGSFSTLCWVLHMLVNFIFPVFATGRWSNKTITMMFCPTPLHDKVSDSTYTALIAFHDVLCLGLMSWASGSMVFILNRHRQRVQHIHRTKASPRSSPETRAIHTILVLKLGQ